One genomic window of Canis lupus baileyi chromosome 22, mCanLup2.hap1, whole genome shotgun sequence includes the following:
- the VILL gene encoding villin-like protein isoform X9 yields the protein MYNIQRLLHIQGRKHVSATEVELSWNSFNKSDIFLLDLGKIMIQWNGPETSISEKARGLALTCSLQDRERGGRAQIGVVDDEVKATDLMRIMEAVLGCRVGNLPASMPNKSINQLQKASVRLYHVCEKEEDLVIQELATCPLTQDLLREEDYYILDQGGSKIYVWQGRMSGLQEKKAAFSRALAFIQAKGYPTYTNVEVVNDGAESAAFKQLFRAWSAKKPENRNLHGMSELIRGRLDVGELHSQPELAAQLRMVDDASGQVEVWCIQDLCRQPMDPKHHGQLYAGNCYLVLYTYQKMGRVQYILYLWQGHQATTSEIKALNCNAEELDLMYHGALVREHVTMGSEPPHFLAILQGQLVVFQGRMGHNRKELPASAMRLFHVQGTDIYNTKTMEVPARASALNSNDVFLLVTASICYLWFGKGCSGDQREMARTVVTAMSGETKETVLEGQEPPCFWEALGGRAPYPSNKRLPEDVSSFQPRLFECSSQMGQLVLTEVVFFSQEDLDKYDIMLLDTWQEIFLWLGEAASGWKEAVTWGQEYLKTHPAGRSLATPIVVIKQGHEPPTFTGWFFTWDPYKWTNNQSYEEVVDGGLGAKPAIFELTAELNNFQLSRVPSHGRAGPLSPRTLKGSQDGSGNELQLDSKGGGTSTSSYHSSPKPTIKGSLPREQLMHQAAEDLPEGVDPAHKEFYLSDSDFQDIFGKSKEEFYSMAKWRQQQEKKQLGFF from the exons ATGTACAACATCCAGCGACTGCTGCACATCCAAGGGAGGAAGCACGTATCAGCCACTGAG GTGGAGCTCTCTTGGAACAGCTTTAATAAGAGTGACATCTTCCTGCTGGACCTGGGCAAGATCATGATCCAGTGGAATGGGCCCGAGACCAGCATTTCTGAGAAGGCGAGG GGACTGGCCCTGACCTGCAGCCTCCAGGACAGGGAGCGTGGTGGTCGCGCACAGATTGGTGTGGTGGATGACGAGGTCAAAGCCACTGACCTCATGAGGATCATGGAAGCTGTGCTGGGCTGCAGAGTGGGCAACCTGCCTGCCTCCATGCCCAACAAGAGTATTAACCAGCTGCAGAAGGCCAGTGTCCGCCTCTACCA TGTCTGTGAGAAGGAGGAGGACTTGGTGATCCAGGAGTTGGCCACCTGCCCACTAACCCAAGACCTACTGCGAGAGGAG GACTACTACATCCTGGATCAGGGCGGTTCCAAGATCTATGTGTGGCAGGGACGCATGTCTGGCCTCCAAGAGAAAAAGGCCGCCTTCAGCCGGGCCCTG gccttCATCCAGGCCAAGGGCTACCCGACCTACACAAACGTGGAGGTGGTGAACGACGGCGCCGAGTCGGCCGCGTTCAAACAGCTCTTCCGGGCCTGGTCTGCGAAGAAGCCAGAGAACAGGAACCTCCACGGGATGA GTGAATTGATTCGGGGAAGGCTGGATGTGGGTGAGCTGCACAGTCAGCCTGAGCTAGCGGCCCAGCTCAGGATGGTGGACGACGCCTCCGGGCAGGTGGAG GTATGGTGCATCCAGGACTTATGCAGACAACCCATGGACCCCAAGCATCACGGACAATTGTATGCAGGCAACTGCTACCTTGTCCTCTATACATACCAAAAGATGGGCCGCGTCCAGTATATTCTGTACCTGTGGCAG GGCCACCAGGCCACCACAAGTGAGATCAAAGCCCTGAACTGCAACGCGGAGGAGCTGGACCTCATGTACCATGGAGCTCTGGTGCGGGAGCATGTTACCATGGGCAGCGAGCCCCCGCACTTCCTCGCCATCCTCCAGGGCCAGCTGGTGGTCTTCCAG GGGCGCATGGGGCACAACAGGAAGGAGCTGCCAGCATCTGCCATGAGGCTCTTCCACGTGCAAGGCACTGACATCTACAACACCAAGACCATGGAGGTGCCGGCCCGTGCCTCAGCTCTCAACTCCAATGACGTCTTCTTGCTGGTCACAGCTAGCATCTGTTACCTCTGGTTTGGAAAG GGCTGCAGTGGTGACCAGCGGGAGATGGCGCGGACAGTGGTCACTGCCATGTCTGGGGAGACCAAGGAAACGGTGCTGGAGGGTCAGGAGCCTCCCTGCTTCTGGGAGGCCCTGGGGGGCCGGGCTCCCTACCCCAGCAATAAGAG GCTTCCCGAGGATGTCTCCAGCTTCCAGCCACGACTGTTTGAGTGCTCCAGCCAGATGGGCCAGCTGGTCCTCACAGAAGTTGTGTTCTTTAGCCAAGAGGACCTGGACAAGTATGACATCATGTTACTGGACACTTGGCAGGAG ATCTTCCTGTGGCTTGGAGAAGCTGCCAGTGGGTGGAAGGAGGCGGTGACCTGGGGCCAGGAGTACCTGAAGACCCACCCGGCAGGGAGGAGCCTTGCCACGCCAATCGTGGTGATCAAGCAGGGCCATGAGCCTCCTACCTTCACTGGATGGTTCTTCACTTGGGACCCCTACAAGTGGACT AACAACCAATCCTATGAGGAGGTGGTGGATGGTGGCCTGGGAGCAAAACCTGCCATATTTGAGCTCACAGCA GAACTCAACAACTTCCAGCTGTCTAGAGTGCCAAGCCATGGCAGGGCAGGCCCCTTGTCCCCACGGACCCTCAAGGGCTCCCAGGACGGCTCAGGAAATGAGCTGCAGCTTGACTCCAAGGGCGGtggcaccagcaccagcagctaCCACAGCAGCCCCAAACCCACCATCAAGGGGAGCCTGCCCCGTGAGCAGCTAATGCACCAAGCTGCTGAGGACCTGCCAGAGGGCGTGGACCCAGCCCACAAGGAG TTCTATCTCTCTGACTCTGACTTCCAAGATATCTTTGGGAAATCCAAGGAAGAATTCTACAGCATGGCCAAGTGGAGGCAGCAGCAGGAGAAAAAGCAGCTTGGCTTTTTCtga
- the VILL gene encoding villin-like protein isoform X3, with protein MLLSITTECHCACRPVSSPFHDHHGCPSPASLSHSVAGTATAVLGSEPWWPRRPSTLPGMDINKGLPAIASHRDLHVWIIENQRMVPVPERAYGNFFEEHCYIVLHVPRSLKATQGASSDLHYWVGKEADAAAQGSAGAFVQHLLEALGGAAVQHREAQGHESHCFRSYFRPGVLYRKGGLDSALKHVETNMYNIQRLLHIQGRKHVSATEVELSWNSFNKSDIFLLDLGKIMIQWNGPETSISEKARGLALTCSLQDRERGGRAQIGVVDDEVKATDLMRIMEAVLGCRVGNLPASMPNKSINQLQKASVRLYHVCEKEEDLVIQELATCPLTQDLLREEDYYILDQGGSKIYVWQGRMSGLQEKKAAFSRALAFIQAKGYPTYTNVEVVNDGAESAAFKQLFRAWSAKKPENRNLHGMSELIRGRLDVGELHSQPELAAQLRMVDDASGQVEVWCIQDLCRQPMDPKHHGQLYAGNCYLVLYTYQKMGRVQYILYLWQGHQATTSEIKALNCNAEELDLMYHGALVREHVTMGSEPPHFLAILQGQLVVFQGRMGHNRKELPASAMRLFHVQGTDIYNTKTMEVPARASALNSNDVFLLVTASICYLWFGKGCSGDQREMARTVVTAMSGETKETVLEGQEPPCFWEALGGRAPYPSNKRLPEDVSSFQPRLFECSSQMGQLVLTEVVFFSQEDLDKYDIMLLDTWQEIFLWLGEAASGWKEAVTWGQEYLKTHPAGRSLATPIVVIKQGHEPPTFTGWFFTWDPYKWTELNNFQLSRVPSHGRAGPLSPRTLKGSQDGSGNELQLDSKGGGTSTSSYHSSPKPTIKGSLPREQLMHQAAEDLPEGVDPAHKEFYLSDSDFQDIFGKSKEEFYSMAKWRQQQEKKQLGFF; from the exons GATGGACATCAACAAAGGCCTCCCAGCCATTGCGAGCCACAGGGACCTCCACGTATGGATCATTGAG AACCAGAGGATGGTGCCAGTACCTGAAAGGGCCTATGGGAACTTCTTTGAGGAACACTGCTACATCGTCCTCCAT GTTCCCCGGAGCCTGAAGGCCACTCAGGGGGCATCCAGCGACCTGCACTACTGGGTGGGGAAGGAGGCGGACGCGGCGGCGCAGGGCTCGGCGGGCGCCTTCGTGCAGCACCTGCTGGAGGCGCTGGGCGGGGCCGCCGTGCAGCACCGGGAGGCGCAGGGCCACGAGTCCCACTGTTTCCGCAGCTACTTCCGCCCGGGCGTCCT CTACAGGAAAGGTGGCCTGGACTCTGCCCTCAAGCATGTGGAGACCAACATGTACAACATCCAGCGACTGCTGCACATCCAAGGGAGGAAGCACGTATCAGCCACTGAG GTGGAGCTCTCTTGGAACAGCTTTAATAAGAGTGACATCTTCCTGCTGGACCTGGGCAAGATCATGATCCAGTGGAATGGGCCCGAGACCAGCATTTCTGAGAAGGCGAGG GGACTGGCCCTGACCTGCAGCCTCCAGGACAGGGAGCGTGGTGGTCGCGCACAGATTGGTGTGGTGGATGACGAGGTCAAAGCCACTGACCTCATGAGGATCATGGAAGCTGTGCTGGGCTGCAGAGTGGGCAACCTGCCTGCCTCCATGCCCAACAAGAGTATTAACCAGCTGCAGAAGGCCAGTGTCCGCCTCTACCA TGTCTGTGAGAAGGAGGAGGACTTGGTGATCCAGGAGTTGGCCACCTGCCCACTAACCCAAGACCTACTGCGAGAGGAG GACTACTACATCCTGGATCAGGGCGGTTCCAAGATCTATGTGTGGCAGGGACGCATGTCTGGCCTCCAAGAGAAAAAGGCCGCCTTCAGCCGGGCCCTG gccttCATCCAGGCCAAGGGCTACCCGACCTACACAAACGTGGAGGTGGTGAACGACGGCGCCGAGTCGGCCGCGTTCAAACAGCTCTTCCGGGCCTGGTCTGCGAAGAAGCCAGAGAACAGGAACCTCCACGGGATGA GTGAATTGATTCGGGGAAGGCTGGATGTGGGTGAGCTGCACAGTCAGCCTGAGCTAGCGGCCCAGCTCAGGATGGTGGACGACGCCTCCGGGCAGGTGGAG GTATGGTGCATCCAGGACTTATGCAGACAACCCATGGACCCCAAGCATCACGGACAATTGTATGCAGGCAACTGCTACCTTGTCCTCTATACATACCAAAAGATGGGCCGCGTCCAGTATATTCTGTACCTGTGGCAG GGCCACCAGGCCACCACAAGTGAGATCAAAGCCCTGAACTGCAACGCGGAGGAGCTGGACCTCATGTACCATGGAGCTCTGGTGCGGGAGCATGTTACCATGGGCAGCGAGCCCCCGCACTTCCTCGCCATCCTCCAGGGCCAGCTGGTGGTCTTCCAG GGGCGCATGGGGCACAACAGGAAGGAGCTGCCAGCATCTGCCATGAGGCTCTTCCACGTGCAAGGCACTGACATCTACAACACCAAGACCATGGAGGTGCCGGCCCGTGCCTCAGCTCTCAACTCCAATGACGTCTTCTTGCTGGTCACAGCTAGCATCTGTTACCTCTGGTTTGGAAAG GGCTGCAGTGGTGACCAGCGGGAGATGGCGCGGACAGTGGTCACTGCCATGTCTGGGGAGACCAAGGAAACGGTGCTGGAGGGTCAGGAGCCTCCCTGCTTCTGGGAGGCCCTGGGGGGCCGGGCTCCCTACCCCAGCAATAAGAG GCTTCCCGAGGATGTCTCCAGCTTCCAGCCACGACTGTTTGAGTGCTCCAGCCAGATGGGCCAGCTGGTCCTCACAGAAGTTGTGTTCTTTAGCCAAGAGGACCTGGACAAGTATGACATCATGTTACTGGACACTTGGCAGGAG ATCTTCCTGTGGCTTGGAGAAGCTGCCAGTGGGTGGAAGGAGGCGGTGACCTGGGGCCAGGAGTACCTGAAGACCCACCCGGCAGGGAGGAGCCTTGCCACGCCAATCGTGGTGATCAAGCAGGGCCATGAGCCTCCTACCTTCACTGGATGGTTCTTCACTTGGGACCCCTACAAGTGGACT GAACTCAACAACTTCCAGCTGTCTAGAGTGCCAAGCCATGGCAGGGCAGGCCCCTTGTCCCCACGGACCCTCAAGGGCTCCCAGGACGGCTCAGGAAATGAGCTGCAGCTTGACTCCAAGGGCGGtggcaccagcaccagcagctaCCACAGCAGCCCCAAACCCACCATCAAGGGGAGCCTGCCCCGTGAGCAGCTAATGCACCAAGCTGCTGAGGACCTGCCAGAGGGCGTGGACCCAGCCCACAAGGAG TTCTATCTCTCTGACTCTGACTTCCAAGATATCTTTGGGAAATCCAAGGAAGAATTCTACAGCATGGCCAAGTGGAGGCAGCAGCAGGAGAAAAAGCAGCTTGGCTTTTTCtga
- the VILL gene encoding villin-like protein isoform X5 has protein sequence MLLSITTECHCACRPVSSPFHDHHGCPSPASLSHSVAGTATAVLGSEPWWPRRPSTLPGMDINKGLPAIASHRDLHVWIIENQRMVPVPERAYGNFFEEHCYIVLHVPRSLKATQGASSDLHYWVGKEADAAAQGSAGAFVQHLLEALGGAAVQHREAQGHESHCFRSYFRPGVLYRKGGLDSALKHVETNMYNIQRLLHIQGRKHVSATEVELSWNSFNKSDIFLLDLGKIMIQWNGPETSISEKARGLALTCSLQDRERGGRAQIGVVDDEVKATDLMRIMEAVLGCRVGNLPASMPNKSINQLQKASVRLYHVCEKEEDLVIQELATCPLTQDLLREEDYYILDQGGSKIYVWQGRMSGLQEKKAAFSRALAFIQAKGYPTYTNVEVVNDGAESAAFKQLFRAWSAKKPENRNLHGMSELIRGRLDVGELHSQPELAAQLRMVDDASGQVEVWCIQDLCRQPMDPKHHGQLYAGNCYLVLYTYQKMGRVQYILYLWQGHQATTSEIKALNCNAEELDLMYHGALVREHVTMGSEPPHFLAILQGQLVVFQGRMGHNRKELPASAMRLFHVQGTDIYNTKTMEVPARASALNSNDVFLLVTASICYLWFGKGCSGDQREMARTVVTAMSGETKETVLEGQEPPCFWEALGGRAPYPSNKRLPEDVSSFQPRLFECSSQMGQLVLTEVVFFSQEDLDKYDIMLLDTWQEIFLWLGEAASGWKEAVTWGQEYLKTHPAGRSLATPIVVIKQGHEPPTFTGWFFTWDPYKWTNNQSYEEVVDGGLGAKPAIFELTAPESPLRAGTQQLPAV, from the exons GATGGACATCAACAAAGGCCTCCCAGCCATTGCGAGCCACAGGGACCTCCACGTATGGATCATTGAG AACCAGAGGATGGTGCCAGTACCTGAAAGGGCCTATGGGAACTTCTTTGAGGAACACTGCTACATCGTCCTCCAT GTTCCCCGGAGCCTGAAGGCCACTCAGGGGGCATCCAGCGACCTGCACTACTGGGTGGGGAAGGAGGCGGACGCGGCGGCGCAGGGCTCGGCGGGCGCCTTCGTGCAGCACCTGCTGGAGGCGCTGGGCGGGGCCGCCGTGCAGCACCGGGAGGCGCAGGGCCACGAGTCCCACTGTTTCCGCAGCTACTTCCGCCCGGGCGTCCT CTACAGGAAAGGTGGCCTGGACTCTGCCCTCAAGCATGTGGAGACCAACATGTACAACATCCAGCGACTGCTGCACATCCAAGGGAGGAAGCACGTATCAGCCACTGAG GTGGAGCTCTCTTGGAACAGCTTTAATAAGAGTGACATCTTCCTGCTGGACCTGGGCAAGATCATGATCCAGTGGAATGGGCCCGAGACCAGCATTTCTGAGAAGGCGAGG GGACTGGCCCTGACCTGCAGCCTCCAGGACAGGGAGCGTGGTGGTCGCGCACAGATTGGTGTGGTGGATGACGAGGTCAAAGCCACTGACCTCATGAGGATCATGGAAGCTGTGCTGGGCTGCAGAGTGGGCAACCTGCCTGCCTCCATGCCCAACAAGAGTATTAACCAGCTGCAGAAGGCCAGTGTCCGCCTCTACCA TGTCTGTGAGAAGGAGGAGGACTTGGTGATCCAGGAGTTGGCCACCTGCCCACTAACCCAAGACCTACTGCGAGAGGAG GACTACTACATCCTGGATCAGGGCGGTTCCAAGATCTATGTGTGGCAGGGACGCATGTCTGGCCTCCAAGAGAAAAAGGCCGCCTTCAGCCGGGCCCTG gccttCATCCAGGCCAAGGGCTACCCGACCTACACAAACGTGGAGGTGGTGAACGACGGCGCCGAGTCGGCCGCGTTCAAACAGCTCTTCCGGGCCTGGTCTGCGAAGAAGCCAGAGAACAGGAACCTCCACGGGATGA GTGAATTGATTCGGGGAAGGCTGGATGTGGGTGAGCTGCACAGTCAGCCTGAGCTAGCGGCCCAGCTCAGGATGGTGGACGACGCCTCCGGGCAGGTGGAG GTATGGTGCATCCAGGACTTATGCAGACAACCCATGGACCCCAAGCATCACGGACAATTGTATGCAGGCAACTGCTACCTTGTCCTCTATACATACCAAAAGATGGGCCGCGTCCAGTATATTCTGTACCTGTGGCAG GGCCACCAGGCCACCACAAGTGAGATCAAAGCCCTGAACTGCAACGCGGAGGAGCTGGACCTCATGTACCATGGAGCTCTGGTGCGGGAGCATGTTACCATGGGCAGCGAGCCCCCGCACTTCCTCGCCATCCTCCAGGGCCAGCTGGTGGTCTTCCAG GGGCGCATGGGGCACAACAGGAAGGAGCTGCCAGCATCTGCCATGAGGCTCTTCCACGTGCAAGGCACTGACATCTACAACACCAAGACCATGGAGGTGCCGGCCCGTGCCTCAGCTCTCAACTCCAATGACGTCTTCTTGCTGGTCACAGCTAGCATCTGTTACCTCTGGTTTGGAAAG GGCTGCAGTGGTGACCAGCGGGAGATGGCGCGGACAGTGGTCACTGCCATGTCTGGGGAGACCAAGGAAACGGTGCTGGAGGGTCAGGAGCCTCCCTGCTTCTGGGAGGCCCTGGGGGGCCGGGCTCCCTACCCCAGCAATAAGAG GCTTCCCGAGGATGTCTCCAGCTTCCAGCCACGACTGTTTGAGTGCTCCAGCCAGATGGGCCAGCTGGTCCTCACAGAAGTTGTGTTCTTTAGCCAAGAGGACCTGGACAAGTATGACATCATGTTACTGGACACTTGGCAGGAG ATCTTCCTGTGGCTTGGAGAAGCTGCCAGTGGGTGGAAGGAGGCGGTGACCTGGGGCCAGGAGTACCTGAAGACCCACCCGGCAGGGAGGAGCCTTGCCACGCCAATCGTGGTGATCAAGCAGGGCCATGAGCCTCCTACCTTCACTGGATGGTTCTTCACTTGGGACCCCTACAAGTGGACT AACAACCAATCCTATGAGGAGGTGGTGGATGGTGGCCTGGGAGCAAAACCTGCCATATTTGAGCTCACAGCA CCTGAGTCCCCTCTCCGGGCAGGAACTCAACAACTTCCAGCTGTCTAG
- the VILL gene encoding villin-like protein isoform X6, producing MLLSITTECHCACRPVSSPFHDHHGCPSPASLSHSVAGTATAVLGSEPWWPRRPSTLPGMDINKGLPAIASHRDLHVWIIENQRMVPVPERAYGNFFEEHCYIVLHVPRSLKATQGASSDLHYWVGKEADAAAQGSAGAFVQHLLEALGGAAVQHREAQGHESHCFRSYFRPGVLYRKGGLDSALKHVETNMYNIQRLLHIQGRKHVSATEVELSWNSFNKSDIFLLDLGKIMIQWNGPETSISEKARGLALTCSLQDRERGGRAQIGVVDDEVKATDLMRIMEAVLGCRVGNLPASMPNKSINQLQKASVRLYHVCEKEEDLVIQELATCPLTQDLLREEDYYILDQGGSKIYVWQGRMSGLQEKKAAFSRALAFIQAKGYPTYTNVEVVNDGAESAAFKQLFRAWSAKKPENRNLHGMSELIRGRLDVGELHSQPELAAQLRMVDDASGQVEVWCIQDLCRQPMDPKHHGQLYAGNCYLVLYTYQKMGRVQYILYLWQGHQATTSEIKALNCNAEELDLMYHGALVREHVTMGSEPPHFLAILQGQLVVFQGRMGHNRKELPASAMRLFHVQGTDIYNTKTMEVPARASALNSNDVFLLVTASICYLWFGKGCSGDQREMARTVVTAMSGETKETVLEGQEPPCFWEALGGRAPYPSNKRLPEDVSSFQPRLFECSSQMGQLVLTEVVFFSQEDLDKYDIMLLDTWQEIFLWLGEAASGWKEAVTWGQEYLKTHPAGRSLATPIVVIKQGHEPPTFTGWFFTWDPYKWTPESPLRAGTQQLPAV from the exons GATGGACATCAACAAAGGCCTCCCAGCCATTGCGAGCCACAGGGACCTCCACGTATGGATCATTGAG AACCAGAGGATGGTGCCAGTACCTGAAAGGGCCTATGGGAACTTCTTTGAGGAACACTGCTACATCGTCCTCCAT GTTCCCCGGAGCCTGAAGGCCACTCAGGGGGCATCCAGCGACCTGCACTACTGGGTGGGGAAGGAGGCGGACGCGGCGGCGCAGGGCTCGGCGGGCGCCTTCGTGCAGCACCTGCTGGAGGCGCTGGGCGGGGCCGCCGTGCAGCACCGGGAGGCGCAGGGCCACGAGTCCCACTGTTTCCGCAGCTACTTCCGCCCGGGCGTCCT CTACAGGAAAGGTGGCCTGGACTCTGCCCTCAAGCATGTGGAGACCAACATGTACAACATCCAGCGACTGCTGCACATCCAAGGGAGGAAGCACGTATCAGCCACTGAG GTGGAGCTCTCTTGGAACAGCTTTAATAAGAGTGACATCTTCCTGCTGGACCTGGGCAAGATCATGATCCAGTGGAATGGGCCCGAGACCAGCATTTCTGAGAAGGCGAGG GGACTGGCCCTGACCTGCAGCCTCCAGGACAGGGAGCGTGGTGGTCGCGCACAGATTGGTGTGGTGGATGACGAGGTCAAAGCCACTGACCTCATGAGGATCATGGAAGCTGTGCTGGGCTGCAGAGTGGGCAACCTGCCTGCCTCCATGCCCAACAAGAGTATTAACCAGCTGCAGAAGGCCAGTGTCCGCCTCTACCA TGTCTGTGAGAAGGAGGAGGACTTGGTGATCCAGGAGTTGGCCACCTGCCCACTAACCCAAGACCTACTGCGAGAGGAG GACTACTACATCCTGGATCAGGGCGGTTCCAAGATCTATGTGTGGCAGGGACGCATGTCTGGCCTCCAAGAGAAAAAGGCCGCCTTCAGCCGGGCCCTG gccttCATCCAGGCCAAGGGCTACCCGACCTACACAAACGTGGAGGTGGTGAACGACGGCGCCGAGTCGGCCGCGTTCAAACAGCTCTTCCGGGCCTGGTCTGCGAAGAAGCCAGAGAACAGGAACCTCCACGGGATGA GTGAATTGATTCGGGGAAGGCTGGATGTGGGTGAGCTGCACAGTCAGCCTGAGCTAGCGGCCCAGCTCAGGATGGTGGACGACGCCTCCGGGCAGGTGGAG GTATGGTGCATCCAGGACTTATGCAGACAACCCATGGACCCCAAGCATCACGGACAATTGTATGCAGGCAACTGCTACCTTGTCCTCTATACATACCAAAAGATGGGCCGCGTCCAGTATATTCTGTACCTGTGGCAG GGCCACCAGGCCACCACAAGTGAGATCAAAGCCCTGAACTGCAACGCGGAGGAGCTGGACCTCATGTACCATGGAGCTCTGGTGCGGGAGCATGTTACCATGGGCAGCGAGCCCCCGCACTTCCTCGCCATCCTCCAGGGCCAGCTGGTGGTCTTCCAG GGGCGCATGGGGCACAACAGGAAGGAGCTGCCAGCATCTGCCATGAGGCTCTTCCACGTGCAAGGCACTGACATCTACAACACCAAGACCATGGAGGTGCCGGCCCGTGCCTCAGCTCTCAACTCCAATGACGTCTTCTTGCTGGTCACAGCTAGCATCTGTTACCTCTGGTTTGGAAAG GGCTGCAGTGGTGACCAGCGGGAGATGGCGCGGACAGTGGTCACTGCCATGTCTGGGGAGACCAAGGAAACGGTGCTGGAGGGTCAGGAGCCTCCCTGCTTCTGGGAGGCCCTGGGGGGCCGGGCTCCCTACCCCAGCAATAAGAG GCTTCCCGAGGATGTCTCCAGCTTCCAGCCACGACTGTTTGAGTGCTCCAGCCAGATGGGCCAGCTGGTCCTCACAGAAGTTGTGTTCTTTAGCCAAGAGGACCTGGACAAGTATGACATCATGTTACTGGACACTTGGCAGGAG ATCTTCCTGTGGCTTGGAGAAGCTGCCAGTGGGTGGAAGGAGGCGGTGACCTGGGGCCAGGAGTACCTGAAGACCCACCCGGCAGGGAGGAGCCTTGCCACGCCAATCGTGGTGATCAAGCAGGGCCATGAGCCTCCTACCTTCACTGGATGGTTCTTCACTTGGGACCCCTACAAGTGGACT CCTGAGTCCCCTCTCCGGGCAGGAACTCAACAACTTCCAGCTGTCTAG